GGCCGGCTAGCCGGCGCTCGTCTAATGCCGGTCAAGGCAGTAGGATGCCCGGGATGCAACTGCTTCGTTCGGCGCTGCAATCGCACAGACTCTTCGAGGGCATTCGCGACGAAGGCTTGGACCGCATCGCGTCGATCGCGACCGAGGAAAGCCATGCACCCGATGCATTCGTATTTCGCGAGGGCGAGCCAGGGGATCGGCTGTACTTGATTCTCGAGGGCAAGGTCCGCGTTTCACGCCAGATGCCAGGCATGGGTGAAGAGGCGCTGGCTGTGCTCGGACCGGGCGAGGCGTTCGGAGAGATGTCTCTTTTCGACGACGCGGCCCGTAGCGCGGACGCTCGCGTTCAGGAGCCCTGTCGCCTGCTCGCGCTCAGACGAGATGCCTTCGAGGAGCTGCTTCTGCTCGATAGAGACATCGCCTACGAGATCTTGTGGAACATGGTGCGTGTGCTCACCGGGCGCTTGCGAGACACCAACGACAAGATGACCTTCCTGTCCCTGACCGGCCGTTTCTAGCGACGCAAGACGCGGCGCGCGCCGGTCGTGACGTAGGTGCCCAGAGGCCAGTGGCGGTAGTAGCTGACCGCGACGATAGGCCCTCCCTGATCATCGAACTCACCCGTGGGTCTTCCATAGACCCGCAGCAGGGAGCCGCCCCAGATGCGCTGGCGGCCTTTCGCATCCTCGGGGCGCATGTCGAG
Above is a genomic segment from Pseudomonadota bacterium containing:
- a CDS encoding cyclic nucleotide-binding domain-containing protein produces the protein MQLLRSALQSHRLFEGIRDEGLDRIASIATEESHAPDAFVFREGEPGDRLYLILEGKVRVSRQMPGMGEEALAVLGPGEAFGEMSLFDDAARSADARVQEPCRLLALRRDAFEELLLLDRDIAYEILWNMVRVLTGRLRDTNDKMTFLSLTGRF